Sequence from the Polypterus senegalus isolate Bchr_013 chromosome 3, ASM1683550v1, whole genome shotgun sequence genome:
CCGCCGTCAGATTTGGTCTTCAGCTTGTCTCGATATCAGAGATGTCTGCGGACTGAGAAGCGACGATGCCAGCCTGAGATGTTCTAAGAATATCCTGTATAATAACTAAAATGCAGGATAGGATAACTAGGATTTACAGTACAGACAGGTGTagatttctaaaatgtatttcataataTATTATTCTTAGTAttgtaaaaaatatgaagaaatataTTTTGGAAGAGATATTGCAATATAAAAAATGGCAATAACTGACATATTTTACTGTGCATTTAACTATATTGTaacatattttgtaacattttgcagtatatttaattttcataacAGACTCACTTGTAATTTGTTTCTTCTGAACTCTTCAATTGTGATGATCAGTTTTGTCACCATGTCATCCCAAACTTGTTCCCAAATAGTCCCCAGACTGACATTTCCTCAAATATGTTGACtacttttgtaagtcactttggacagAAGTATCTTCTAAGCAATCAAATATAAACTGTAAATTATATACTATACACCATGCATCATTGTGAGGAACCATCCAGCCATTCCTGTCAGCAGGTAAACTCAGTGGATAAGCCTGTgggtcctgatgatggactatcaGTCAGGCAGACCACCATCTGTGAGGCTCAAGGTCTTTGTGAGCAACCATCTAGGACCACAAGGAGCAGGTCTATCTGCACTACCGAAATTCTCACAGGATTctgctttatatagtgcctttcacacctatgtatctatctatgctttatatagtgcctttcccacctatctatccatccatccattttctacagggtcacggtctgctggagccaatccctgccaacccaccgcaggacacacacaaacacacccacacaccaagcacacactagggccaatttagaatcgccaatccacctaacctgcatgtctttggactgtgggaggaaaccggagcgcccggaggaaacccatgcagacacggggagaacatgcaaactccacgcagggaggacccaggaagcgaacccgggctcctaactgcgaggcagcagcgctaccactgcgccaccgtgccgcccttcctatctatctatctatctatctatctatctatctatctatctatctatctatctatctatctatctatctatctatctatctatcacttactCCAGCCCCACGTGACCCATTCATACATCCTCTTGTCTTCCCCCAACATTTTAGCTGCTAGCAAAGATCTGAAATACGGTAGATTTAGGTTAGTCGGCCAAGTTTTAATCTTCCAGTCTCGTTGATCATATAATCCATAAACGCCAAATCGCGCTCTTTGTGCCACAAGACAAGCAGCTGCTCGTGTGATGCCaacggccttttttttttttttgcttcctacCGAATTGTCACCTCCGCGGGATCAACAGCCGAGTCGCGCGCGCCACACGCACGAGCACACCTGCGCAGGTACCTCGCGATGAGCCGTTAGCAGCGCACGCAGTCACACCTGAGCCGGTAGCGCTGATTGCTCTTCAGAGTGCAAGGCGCTGTAATCCGCTCGAGAAGGACAGTCGCGTTATTGGACGGCCGGGCGCGAGGAGGCTGAGCTGCTCGGCTCCCTGTGACGGGTTAACAGGAAGCGGTGCTCCTCCCCGGGAGGCGAGCTGCTCTTCACTTTCAGGCGCCCGTCTTCTTGTTTCAGGTGCCCTCGCAGATCTCCTGAGCAGGTTGCCAGTGCCACCTTGGCCGAGATTTGGGGCAGCGGCCAGAGCGGTCCGTTCCTGACacgaattgtttttttttttatgacggGACGTTTGGATTAATACTGCTCGTTTGAAGCGTCAGcgtttttgatgttttcatcaccCTGAGCTCTCCGATTGGATTGGCCACTGTTCGGGATTGGAAGTTTTCCTTATAGTGGGCATCGCTTGGGCTCTGACGAGTGAGGGGTCGGTGCCTGCAGAGGACATCAGTGACATTTGCATTCGGAGGGTCTTCTTCTGGATTAACATCACAGGCTCTCTCTGCTCAGGGAGCCTCCAAGCAGACCGGTGCGCTATGAACGCCACAGCGCTTCTCAACAGGAACGCCGGAGGGGCTCACTTCCCCAAGAGTCTCGAATCGGTGATCCGGTGCTGCAACCTGACCGGGTCAGTCATTCGGGATGACGGCTTTGGGGTCTCCTTCCCGGACGAGCAGAACCACTACATTATGCGGGTGGTCCAGATCGCCGTGCTCTGCGTGTTGTCGCTCACCGTGGTGTTCGGCGTCTTCTTCCTCGGGTGCAACCTGCTCATCAAATCTGAAAGTATGATCAACCTGCTGGTGAGGGACAGGAGACCTTCCAAGGAATCAGAGGCCATCATGATCGGGTCCTACTAAGGAGGTCGACCTCATCTATTAAACTATCTGGATCTGCAAGTGATGCGCACCTGGCTGTGGAGCTCGGTGACCGAAGGGCCAGGCAATCTGCAGTGGTGACAGCGACGCTCCAGGGTGGCCTGTAGAAGTGTGACTACTAAACGAAACGCTTTTAGTGACAATAAACAATGTCGACCTTAGTAACAATGCGATGCGGAAGAATATGTGGAAGACCCTCAAAAAGGAGCTTTTGGTAACACGCGTAGCCTTTGTGTGGTTGGGACCATCGATAACTCCAGGAAACACGATTGTAGAGAACCTCATCATGGGTCGTGTTGCAATCTATgatcaataattttaaaaagtaaaaaaacgatTTAAACTTTGTGACGGCTACATGGAGTTCGGATGTTCTCTCCATCCCTGTTGTCCTTGGTTGGGCACATCTGTGGGCCTCAATGTGCACGGGATTTCGTTGTTAATGCGAATCGTCTGGACGCGAGGCAACACGCATGTGCACAGGTTCATCTCTGCTGTCTCCGTGCACGTGAGCCCCGCGAGCTCCTGCCTTCTCTCCCCGAGACTTTACGGCGGGGCGGCCGCCCTGCTACACGAATTTCTCAGTAAGCCCCCGGACATCAGCACGCGGGACAGGCTGGTGGGCCCGTAAATCAGGTAATCCCGTCAATTCCCATGGAACCTGAAGACGGACACCCGGGACTGCGACACGCACACCTGCTGCGGAGGGTAACGCAGAACTGCGGGATTGGACCACCGAGTCAACCCGGGAAGATACAAAAGGTCGAAAACCAGCAACCGCCATCGTTCGTCCGTCCGTCCCTCTGTCTTCATCTTCCTGGAATCTGCTTATAAAAggaacatagaaaacaaaaataaatgaatgtaaaaaataactACGAAAGTTGAAAGCAGTGGGTCATCGTGAAGATTCCAAGAACTCTTTATACATATTAACTTATAATTAAATAACATAGACATGTTGCTTTAGTTACGGCGGTGGTTcttaaactgtggggcgggcccccctagaggGGCGCGAAGTAATAAAATGGGGGggtcgcgaagatgtgaaaaaaagaaaacaagaatggaaaatatgaaaaatactattttacaatctattgaaaccaaaacaaattaacttaaactacatgctagaaaaataaatatagagttagataaatgtcgataaaagttaagtaggtataataaaatatgcatctatgatatatcattaattttaaaagaacaaattggtattagtgggctcctttcaaaacaaCCTGTTaggaaaactcgggtcgcaaatacttaaaggctgagaaacgctgagtTACGGCGTCAGCTGAACGACTTTGAGCTCCTGTGCGGCGGCGAAATGCAACGTCCGTTTATTTCATTCTGTAGGGGCCCCCTGTAGATACTCTGAAGGATTAACGATGTGACAAATGGCACGAAGACCTCACAGGACAATTTAAAGGCGACGAAAAAAACAGGACTGGACTGGAAACACGCGTGTGAACTCGAAATAAGtgtggaaaagtcaaagaaaagaaaataaagctatCTGATCTAACCAATAGCCACGTGTCTGCTTTGTGAATGCGCTCTcgtcttcctcctcttcttcactCTTAATCTACCtgtgtatcatatagtgcctttcacatttgaGATGTACTTTGTATTTATAGTCAATAATGGAACGTGTACAGTCCaatatatccattatatagtgcctttcacatctacctatctGCCAtattgtgtctttatgtgtaataCTGTCAGGGTCTTAGGgtcaatattgtcacatgtaaaaAGTcgcatctatctattttatagtgcctctGAAATCTAACTGTGTGTAATAGTCACTAACTAGCtattatatagtgattttcaCATCTATTaatctatctctctatttatattatatagcgcctttcacatctatctatctatctatctatctatctatctatctatctatctatctatctatctatctatctatctatattatatagcgcctttcaaaattatctatctatctatctatctatctatctatctatcatttacattgtgtctttaatttctgtctattatatagcgccttttatttctatttctttaACACTCTTTCCCATGGTTGACTCCATTCAAGGCCCTTCACAGTCTCTGATTTCGATTTATTCTCTGGCTGGCTTGACTCCCACCCCGTCTGCTCTTCATTTAAAGcactataatacagtataatatataaattGTGTTCCTCTTCTCACTTATGGCTACAGCACGTTTGTCTCCATGTCCGCCCCATGTAAATTCTAGCAGATGGACTGACTCTTTTCTGATGATGTTGGGGGGTCTGTTGTTTGCCCTTTGTGATGTTATAAAGTGATTTTCTATAGCAGGCAGACCCCCTGAGACCCCCAGCAGGGTGAATTAGCTGAGCTCCACTCTTACAAAGTCATCCCAGGTGGTGGTGCAGGATTTTAGTCCGCCTGAATCTGAGCCCCCAGTGTCTTCTGTCCACAGAGGGTGGGTGGCTTGGATGGACTCACCAATTGTGGTCTCCTGGCCTGGACGTCTGTTTTTTCTTCTCGCAGGTGTTTGCTCTTACACTTTGGCTGTGACTTTCCCTTTACTTCTCCCTCCTGCAGTTCcttcttgtgttttattgtaaaactgaagcTCATTCCAAGCCCACACTCCTAGCTAGCGTCCTCTCATGGTGTCCAGTCTTCTGTCCATCAGCCACATTGTCCTGCATTTGACTTGATTCTCTTCTCCGTTTTCAGACGTCCTTTAAGACCCTTCAGACCTCTCCACCGATCCTTAATGTCCTTTTGCTTCCAAGTCGCTGTGTGGAAATTCCCATTTGCAGCTATTAATTGGGCCTCCATGTTTGTTGGACTTCAGCACTTGGCAGATGATCAGCAGAATCAGATGATGGCAATGAAAGGGTCTGAAATGGCCACTCACACTCTTACTCTGCTGCCTCCAGGTTTAGGTTTCTTTTCCTGGTCTCGTTATCAGACTGAATTAACAAGAATCAAACAAGGGGATGTGTGTCCTACACACCAGTGACCACAGTGTAACTCTGCCATTAATTAGGACCACTCCACCCATACAGTGAGGTGGTCTCAAGTTCATCCTCAAAGGCATGGGGTGGACAAACTGCCAAGTGTATGTCATGGAGACGCTGGCCAATGTCACTCGGCTCAGGTCAGCTGGTGGTCGATGTCTGCCCTGAATTGTTTATCGAAGGTCACCATCTCATCTCAGCTGGACAGCCCAGCCATAAGGACTCTGGCTGGAGGAACATCACACACATATCATGAAAGGTGAGGACTTTTAGACACCTGGGGACGTTCAGCCCCTGCGCTTTGACTGGTGGTCCCTTCCCTTTCTATTCTCTTACTGCTCGTCCCTCTCAAATCTCTTTCAATTTTTGGTTTCACTTGTGCCGCCCGACCAGTTTTGCGCAGGACTGCCTCGCGTACGACGCGCTCATTAATGGCGTCGTAGTTTATCCCTGAAAGGGCAGGTGGACCTGAAAAGAAAATGGAACTTCAAAGAGGGGCTTCCTGTGACGCCTTCTCCCTCGGAATCGCTCTGTCCTTTCATGCCCGCGGCTTCAGAGCGCTTTTGATTCACAGGCTCATCTCTCCATGAGGTCCTAATGACAGCTGAGCGCTCGTCCTCTTGTCAGCGTTATTCTTAGTGGACACCCCCCGTTGTTATTTTCCTGCATGATATTATGCGCCCATTCATTCATCCagtccttcattcattcattcgttcgtTTTATTTCATGAATCTGTTTAATCCACTTTAGAATCAAGACGCTGCAGCCGACCTCGGTAGCATCGGACGCAAAGGAGGAGACAACGTTAAAATGGGACACCAGGAACAATTGGAGTAAACTCGCCGAATACAAACGCATGCACCAGATAGAGCACACACGTGCGCGCGCACACAAACATACACGTGCACGAGCGGAGTTCAAACCCCTGCAGGGGTCTTCTTGACCAGTGGAGGACACACCGGCGTACCTTAATGTGCTGGCAGGAGGGTGgtgataattaattaattaattaattaattaattaattatcatcaCCACTCctccttaattaattaataaatacaatagtATTATtggagggtggcgcagtgggtagcgctgctgcctcacagttagaaaaCCCGGGtccgcttcccaggtccttcctgcgtggagttcgcatgttctctccgtatctgcgatggtttcctcccacagtccaaagacatgaaggttaggttcattggcgatcctaagttgtccctagtgagtgtgtgtgctctgcggtgggctggcgccctgcccgggatttgttcctgtgttggctgggattggctccagcattcccccgtgaccctgtgttaggatatagcgggttggaaaatgactgactgactctattatccatccatccattttctaacccgctgaatccgaatacagggtcacgggggtctgctggagccaatcccagccaacacagggcacaaggcaggaaccaatcctgggcagggtgccaacccaccgcaggactctattattgttattgttaatattgcgGTTGCTGTTGTCGTTCCCCTTTTTTTTTGCACATGGTCGTCAGTTTTATTCCATTccgtttatttttttcattgcgcTCTTCGGTGAGCGGACGCACGCACGCATGCTCAGAGCGCCGTAACAAGTGTGCTGCACGTAAAATAAAATCCGCAACTTTCTAACTAACTAAATACTTAATGCATGCGCATTCATTGTACAGATTCGTTTCAACATGTACAGTAAAACAGCCATTTTAAAGTGATTACCATACGTGGTTTCTGTAACATAGACGTCCATTAATATTATGGTTGCCCTTACAGCCTTTAAAATGACGAATGGCACTTTACTGAGTTGCGTGGTCACTTATTGCCCCACCACttcacaaagaaccatttcattctgagaagacgtctttgtatatgaagttggATCTGCGGGTTTTGAAAATTCACAAACCAGCGATTCTTAATATCTAGTAGGCTGACTAACAGGTCAAGGTTACTCTGTGCAGCAAAAGTCTTGTTTAGATCATGGACCCGTTATTACTTCACAAAACTGTTGCACGGTTATTTATGGAGCTTGTTATGGAACTGAATAAATAGAGAACCGAAAATGGCCCCCTTACGACATTCCTCTGAAGAGCTGCACTTTGGCACCTTGACTTTATAAGAGGACCACGGCCAGGTGACAGCCAACGTCCTGTCTTTTCAACGCCGACCACCACCCTAGGTCTGTGCAGGGTTTCAGTGACGTCATCAGGCATGCCCGCGGGTCGTCAGAGGCACGTGACAAGCCCCCCTCCCCTCCGGGTCTGCTCTGCCCTGATTTCTCCAGCTATCCTGTCAATGGCGCTGCCACCGTGACTCTCACAGTGTGTCTCGCTGTGATCGGACATGCCGGGGTGTGCATCCGGGCTACTgctattgttgttttgtttaatataatataaaaacaaagttgaCGGGAGAGTGGGATTTCATCTTTCAAATCAGTAACCTCCCCCTCCcgaaataaaagtgaaatcattggAGACCGCCACATGTGTCACACTGCATCTTATCGGGTCGCACACCGGCTTCATTGGATGGTGACAATGAATTTCAAGGAAACCCATGCATGTGTGACCCTGGAAAGACTCCATCTAAATAGAAACTCTGGCTCACCTGTCCAGGACTGGGGGGCTGCCTTGACGctgatgctgcaaaaaaaaaaaaaaaatggacgaaTGAATAAAACGACAACCATATACTGGAATTCTGTGGGGTAcaacctcttcttcttcttattattattattattattatcatcatttccAGTCTCCGCCCCAAGTGAAAATGCTCAGGATTAAGTGAGCTTGCaaaatggtattattattattattattattattattattactagggggctgtgccccctgctcgctCCGCTCGCCCACCCGCAAACCAATAACCAACACCCCACCGGAGCGCGCTGCGCAttcacttcgtgtctctgccccTCGCGTTtcggggctgaatgcacgctaagtaGACCATCCAggaattgctgctgctgccgccgccgagctgcctgttctgcacGGCCATCATTtgaaagcctgtgcagcagctgtccttttgtgtcACTGCCTTGTATCgcgagacaacaacaacaacatttatttatacagcacattgtcatacaaacaattaagctcaaagtgctacattaacgttaaagtgtctccgagaaaatcacgtatcggcTCCtcccaagccttccaagatttttttatgatagagagattattattattattattattattattattattattattattattattattattattatcgtggTATTAGCCCTTAAGCCTCTCTGTAAAGAGCTGCAGGTTTCATGTTCTCCTCGCATCTGCGTGGATATCCAtgcatgcaggtcaggtgaactggtgacgctaagttgtgtgtgtgtgtgcttgtgtgtggtcgccctgcgatggactgaccGGTCTAGggttagtttctgccttgtgccctgctgGCAGGGATGGCTCCAGCACCCCCCTGTCCCTGGTGTGGATtgaacgggttagaaaatgacaggacatgttattatttttattagctccTCCACATCTACCGAGACCGCAAGTGCTCAGAATTAAGCAGGCTTAGcaaatgttattattataattagttgTGGTAGAAGTAGTactggtggcgcagtgttagcagTGCTGactcgcatgttctccccgtgtctgcgtgggtttcctctcagtGCCTAAAGAAACGCAGGTCAAGTGATTTGGTGACGCTAAGTTGGCCCatagcctgtgtgtgtgtgtgtgtgttcgctctGTGATAGATTGGCGTCCTGTCTACGGTTGGTTCATTACTTGAGCTCCTCGACCTTGATCTGAGCCCGTTAGAAAACgacaaattataataataataataataataataataataataatttttattattattatttgcctgtcagttaggagacccgaggacacttcccgggtccttcctgcgtggagtttgcatgttgtccccgtgtctgcgtggttttccacCTGGTGCTCCGGGTTtcctcacagtccaaagaaatgcaggttaggtggattggcgattctaaattgtccttagcgtgtgcttggtgtgtgtgtgtgtcctgcagtgggttggtgccctgcacagggtttgtttcctgccttgcgccttgtgctggctgggattgactccaggagacccccgtgaccctgtagttagggtaaagcggattggataatggatgtattattattattattattattattattattattattattatatgtactgtTTCCCCAGGCCACATTGCAATATGGTATGGTATCAGttccgtttttgttttttttttttcttatttggcgTGCGAACAGCGAAGCAGACAAGTGGCCGAGTTTGCGCCCGTTGAGGTTCATTGCGGTGGGCTTATTAGCTGGACGTCATCACATTAAATGCCATACTGGGAGtgaatttcagtttttactttgaacgtttataataataataataataaatat
This genomic interval carries:
- the LOC120526735 gene encoding protein reprimo A-like, with product MNATALLNRNAGGAHFPKSLESVIRCCNLTGSVIRDDGFGVSFPDEQNHYIMRVVQIAVLCVLSLTVVFGVFFLGCNLLIKSESMINLLVRDRRPSKESEAIMIGSY